In Longimicrobium sp., the DNA window CACTGGGCGGGGCTGGCGCTCGGGTTCCTCTATCTCTCCGCCGACGAGGCCGCCCGGCTGCACGAGCTGCTGATCGCCCCGGTGCGCGCCGCGCTGCATGCCAGCGGCCCGTTCCACTTCGCATGGGTGATCCCCGCGCTCGCGCTCGTCGCCGTGGCCGCGCTGGCGTACCTCCCGTTCCTCCGCGCGCTTCCCGCGGACACGCGCCGGCGCGCGATCGCCGCTGCCGCGCTGTACCTGGGCGGGGCGGTGGGGATGGAGATGGTGGGCGGGGCATGGCTCGAGCGCTTTGGCGACGACGCCGTCTACGCGGTGGCGGTCGCGCTGGAGGAGACGCTCGAGATGCTCGGGGCGGCGGCCTTCGTCTCCGCGCTCCTGCACTACATCCGCAGGCACGTGGGCCCCGTCCGTCTCCGCGTCGCCGATGGCGGGGAGCGGCAGGCCGGGCCCGCGGCCGTACAGCCGTTGGACGAGCGGAAGGCCGCGGAGACCGCCGTCGCCGCGGGCTGACCGGACCCCACAGCCGCGGAGCCCGTCTTCCCCGCGCATCCTCCTCTCGCACCTTCATCCTCTCACGGGGCGTCGCGCAGGCGGCGTCCCGTTCTGCCGCACCCCCGTCTCCATGACCAGCCGCACTCCCGCACTCCCGCACTCCCGCACTCCCGCACTCCCGCACTTTCGGACCCTCGCACCCTCGCACTCCCCTCCGTTCCGCACAGGCACTCGGCTTGCCGCAAGCGCCTGCGACGGCCTATGTTCAGCAGGCTCCGCCCCGACCGCGGAGCGCCGGAAATCCATCGACCGACAAAGAAGTCCAACGATATGTCAGAACGGAAGATCCGCGTGCTGGTGGCCAAGCCCGGGCTGGACGGGCACGACCGCGGCGCCAAGGTCATCGCCGCCGCGCTGCGCGACGCGGGGATGGAGGTCATCTACACCGGCCTCCACCAGACGCCCGAGATGATCGTCAACGCCGCCGTCCAGGAAGACGTGGACGTGGTGGCCATGTCCATCCTCTCCGGCGCGCACATGACGCTCTTCCCGCGCGTGAGGGAGCTGCTCGAGGCCGAGGGCGCCGACCACATCCTGATCACCGGCGGCGGCATCATCCCCGAGGAAGACATGCAGGCGCTGGAGGGGCAGGGGATCGGCAGGCTCTTCGGCCCGGGGACGACGACGGGTGCCGCGGTGGAGTACATCCGCGAGTGGTTCGCGGAGCACGGCCGCGACCGCGAGCTGGTGGAGCAGTGAGCACCACCGCCGCGCCCGAGGCGCCCGCCGAGGCGGAGTCGCGCGCCCGCCGGCTCGCCCGCGAGCTGGCGGAGCTCGAGGCCCGGCTGCGGCTGGGCGGGGGGAAGAAGCGCATCGAGCGGCAGCACGCCGACGGCAAGCTGACCGCCCGCGAGCGCATCGGCCTCCTCCTCGATCCGCGCACCCGCTTCCAGGAGATCGGCCTCCTCGTCGCCCACGACCGCTACGACGGCCAGGCCCCGGGTGCCGGCGTGGTGACGGGGATCGGCACCGTGGCGGGGCGCGAGATCGTGGTCGTCGCCAACGACGCGACGGTGAAGGCGGGCTCATGGTGGCCGGAGACCATCACCAAGATGCTGCGCGCGCAGGAGATCGCCATGCGCTGCCGCGTGCCGATCGTCTACCTGGTCGACAGCGCGGGGGTCAATCTCCCCTACCAGGGCGGCGTCTTCCCCGGGCAGTACGGCGCCAGCCGCATCTTCTACTACAACTCGGTGATGCGGCGCTACCTGAAGGTGCCGCAGATCGCCGCGGTGATGGGGCCGTGCATCGCCGGCGGGGCGTACCTCCCCGCGCTGAGCGACGTGATCCTGATGGTGGAGGGGACGTCGTTCATGGGGCTCGGCGGGCCCAATCTCGTGAAGGGAGCGACGGGGGAGACGGCGGACGCGGAGACGCTGGGCGGCGCGTACACGCACAACGCCATCTCCGGCGTCGCGCACTACCGCGTGGCCGACGACCGCGCCTGCGTGGCAAAGATCCGCGAGCTGGTGAAGGAGCTGCCGCGGCCGGCGGCTCCCGCGCGGCAGTTCGAGGCGGAGGAGCCGGCGCGGCCCGAGCGCGACCTGTTCGAGGTGCTGCCGGCCGACCACAAGCAGCCGTACGACATGCGCGCGCTGCTTTCCTGCATTCTCGACGCGGGCGAGCTGGACGAGTTCCAGGCCGACTACGCGCCGGAGATGATCTGCGGGAGCGCGCGCATCTGCGGCATCCCCGTGGGCATCATCGCCAACGCGCGGGGGATGCTGAAGGACCCGCACGGCGGGCGGCCCAAGTTCGGCGGCATCGTCTACGCCGACAGCGCCGAGAAGGTGGCGTTCTTCATCGACACCATGAACCGCCACGGCACGCCCATCCTGTTCGTGCAGGACGTCTCGGGCTTCATGGTGGGGACGGAGGCCGAGCACAGCGGAATCATCCGCGCCGGCGCCCGCTTCGTCGAGGCGATGGCGACGGCGACGGTGCCGAAGCTCGTCCTGACGGTGAACCACGCCAGCGGCGCGGGATACTACGCGATGGCGGGGCAGGGCTTCGATCCCGACTTCATCTTCACCTGGCCGACCGGACGGATGGGGGTGATGGAGGGCGATTCGGCGGTGATGGCCCTGTTCAGCGCGCAGCTTGAGGAGTTGAAGAAGGCCGGCAAGCAGCCCGACGCCGACCTCCAGGCCAGGATCGAGGCGGTGCGCGCGGACTACGACCATCAGCTCGACGCCAGGTTTGCCGCCGCGCGCGGCTTCGTGGACGCGGTGATCGCGCCGGACGAGACACGCGCCGCGCTGTCGCTGGCGCTGCGCACCGCGCTCAACCACCCCGGCCCGCACCTGGGCGCCTTCGTCCTGCCGCCGCACCTGACGTAGGAGGGACACATGGTCGATCTCGCGGTTCGGCACCGCTTCACCGTGGACGAGTTCCACCGGATGGGCGAAGCCGGCATTCTTGCCGAAGACGACCGCGTGGAGCTCATCGACGGGGAGATCGTCGAAATGACGCCGATCGGAAGCCGACATTCGACCTGCGTGCGACGTCTTGATCGCTGGCTCCAGAAGCTGGTTGGAGACGGAGCCGTCGTTTCGGCACAGCAGCCGCTGACGCTAGCGAACGACGGCGAGCCGCTTCCCGATGTGGCATTGCTGCGGCCGCGGGTGGACGAGTATGCGGACTCACATCCGACCGGCGCCGATGCCTTGCTGGTGATCGAAGTGGCGGATTCGTCGGTGCTGTTCGACCGCAACGCGAAAAGCCGGCTGTATGCGGCGGGCGGCGTTCCCGAGTACTGGCTGATCGATCTCACCCGTAACTCGGTCGTCGTCTTCCGCGACGCAGAAAACGGGCGCTACACGGACGAGCGGGATTACCGCCAGGGCGAGTCGTGGATTTCGCCCGCGCTTGGTGGTCGAATGGTGATGGTGGATGAAGTGATCGCCACGCGCTGACGCCGCGCGAACGACCCGGGAGAGAACCATGGCTGTTCAGTTCCTGCAGCCGCACAGATTCAGCGCCGAGCAGTACCGGCGCATGACGGCGATCGGGCTTGTCCCGGCAGAGACCGAGCTGATCGACGGCGTCGTGGTGGCGGGGACGCGCCCCTTCCGCTTCTCGTCCGACGACTACATCCGGCTCGGCGTGGAGGGAATCCTGGGCAACGGCGACCGGGTGGAGCTGATCGATGGAGAGATCATCGAAATGAGCCCGATCGGGCCTCGTCATTCAAAATGCGTGGCTCGCCTGATCACGCTTCTCACCTCGCAGCGCGTGCGAGGCGCCGAGGT includes these proteins:
- a CDS encoding cobalamin B12-binding domain-containing protein, which produces MSERKIRVLVAKPGLDGHDRGAKVIAAALRDAGMEVIYTGLHQTPEMIVNAAVQEDVDVVAMSILSGAHMTLFPRVRELLEAEGADHILITGGGIIPEEDMQALEGQGIGRLFGPGTTTGAAVEYIREWFAEHGRDRELVEQ
- a CDS encoding acyl-CoA carboxylase subunit beta codes for the protein MSTTAAPEAPAEAESRARRLARELAELEARLRLGGGKKRIERQHADGKLTARERIGLLLDPRTRFQEIGLLVAHDRYDGQAPGAGVVTGIGTVAGREIVVVANDATVKAGSWWPETITKMLRAQEIAMRCRVPIVYLVDSAGVNLPYQGGVFPGQYGASRIFYYNSVMRRYLKVPQIAAVMGPCIAGGAYLPALSDVILMVEGTSFMGLGGPNLVKGATGETADAETLGGAYTHNAISGVAHYRVADDRACVAKIRELVKELPRPAAPARQFEAEEPARPERDLFEVLPADHKQPYDMRALLSCILDAGELDEFQADYAPEMICGSARICGIPVGIIANARGMLKDPHGGRPKFGGIVYADSAEKVAFFIDTMNRHGTPILFVQDVSGFMVGTEAEHSGIIRAGARFVEAMATATVPKLVLTVNHASGAGYYAMAGQGFDPDFIFTWPTGRMGVMEGDSAVMALFSAQLEELKKAGKQPDADLQARIEAVRADYDHQLDARFAAARGFVDAVIAPDETRAALSLALRTALNHPGPHLGAFVLPPHLT
- a CDS encoding Uma2 family endonuclease; its protein translation is MVDLAVRHRFTVDEFHRMGEAGILAEDDRVELIDGEIVEMTPIGSRHSTCVRRLDRWLQKLVGDGAVVSAQQPLTLANDGEPLPDVALLRPRVDEYADSHPTGADALLVIEVADSSVLFDRNAKSRLYAAGGVPEYWLIDLTRNSVVVFRDAENGRYTDERDYRQGESWISPALGGRMVMVDEVIATR